The Leishmania major strain Friedlin complete genome, chromosome 23 genome has a segment encoding these proteins:
- a CDS encoding putative kinesin produces the protein MEGQERRSVVEMTNTKTILLDPKDGWAPKAQFDFDASLWSIPPTHRIVHTFQDTKHKTYATQKDVYNLIAKDLVPHVFNGFNSCILTYGQTGSGKTYTMMGLYDPNASCGGDGEEGIIPRVSNDIFIILKERMEEEAKTRPPRDRTKFRVEVSFVEIYMERVRDLLDPALRHTRSNEHLQDARIRQDPYSGPFVEGVTKYEVENWTQCCTLLERGSQHRTTCATAVHNQSSRSHAIFQLTVVQEQVVPGNNKYALPAFKTQAGRINLVDLAGSERGGFQDYVKESAAINTSLLALRRVIDNLTERQNMLMEMAEAEITGKHYQERPLPQVPFRDSVLTWLLSDSIGGNARTTMVATLSPLVKNYADTLATLQWSSRARNLVTLVKMNDQALVHNGMASHAGALDNAVRIQRQNLDSLRQTLRSKQEAAQQLERQTKEHKKSLTKVRGRERAILRDRAALIIQRAFHRFLFYKKYEAYELHHAKLRGGNKRGTGDAADFQKIRKEAEAREQAAKEALKAEEALTDEKAAAVARYESNYEARALRRREAEERQARIVEVINGNELLRQYVEKRRQEVEALRSVADNENREREMAVKKLADMIKAIADHKTDQHKRKVEEDQKMLEMLRKKRDEVRSRRYEVLRQLQTLRERHKKVVKK, from the coding sequence ATGGAAGGCCAGGAGCGTCGCTCTGTCGTTGAGATGACGAACACGAAGACCATTCTGCTAGACCCGAAGGACGGCTGGGCCCCCAAGGCGCAGTTCGACTTCGACGCGTCACTCTGGTCGATCCCGCCGACGCACCGCATTGTGCACACGTTCCAGGACACGAAGCACAAGACCTACGCAACGCAAAAGGATGTGTACAACCTCATCGCCAAAGACCTCGTTCCGCACGTGTTCAACGGCTTCAACAGCTGTATCCTCACATACGGCCAAACCGGAAGCGGCAAGACGTACACGATGATGGGCTTGTACGACCCGAACGCTTcatgcggcggcgacggagaagAGGGCATCATCCCGCGTGTGTCCAACGACATCTTCATTATCCTGAAGGAGcgcatggaggaggaggccaagacgaggccgccgcgcgaCCGCACGAAGTTTCGCGTCGAGGTGAGCTTTGTCGAGATTTACatggagcgcgtgcgcgaccTCCTCGAccccgcgctgcgccacaccCGCAGCAACGAGCATCTGCAGGATGCGCGCATCCGGCAGGACCCGTACAGCGGCCCCTTCGTGGAGGGCGTCACCAAGTACGAGGTAGAGAATTGGACACAGTGCTGCACCCTGCTTGAGCGCGGCTCACAGCACCGCACAAcgtgcgcgacggcggtgcacaaCCAGTCGAGTCGCAGCCACGCCATCTTCCAGCTGACGGTGGTGCAGGAGCAGGTGGTGCCAGGAAACAACAAGTACGCTCTCCCCGCCTTCAAGACGCAGGCGGGCCGTATCAATCTGGTCGATCTCGCCGGTTCTGAACGCGGTGGCTTCCAAGACTACGTCAAGGAGTCGGCGGCCATCAACacctcgctgctggcgctgcgtcgtgtGATCGACAACCTCACGGAGCGGCAGAACATGCTGATGGAGATGGCGGAGGCAGAGATCACCGGCAAGCACTACCAAGAGCGGCCACTCCCGCAGGTGCCGTTCCGCGACAGTGTGCTGACATGGTTGCTGAGCGACAGCATTGGTGGCAATGCTCGCACGACCATGGTGGCCACACTCAGCCCGCTGGTGAAGAACTACGCCGATACCCTGGCGACTCTGCAGTGGAGCAGCAGGGCTCGCAACCTCGTCACATTGGTGAAGATGAACGACCAGGCACTGGTGCACAACGGCATGGCGTCACACGCCGGCGCCCTCGACAACGCCGTGCGCATTCAGCGGCAGAATTTGGATAGTCTGCGCCAAACGCTGCGTTCAAAGCaggaagcagcgcagcagctggagcgaCAGACAAAGGAGCACAAAAAGTCGCTCACGAAGGTGCGCGGGCGCGAGCGGGCGATCCTGCGGGACCGCGCCGCCCTCATCATCCAGCGTGCCTTCCACCGCTTCCTGTTTTACAAGAAGTACGAGGCCTACGAGCTGCACCACGCGAAGCTGCGAGGCGGGAATAAGAGAggcaccggcgacgccgctgatTTCCAGAAGATTCGCAAGGAagcggaggcgcgcgagcaggcagcgaaggaggcgttgaaggctgaggaggcgctgacAGACGAAaaggccgctgccgtggcaaGGTACGAGTCGAACTACGAAGCTCGGGCtttgcgccgccgcgaggcCGAGGAACGTCAGGCAAGGATTGTTGAGGTGATCAACGGCAACGAGTTGCTCCGGCAGTACGTGGAGAAACGCCGGCaagaggtggaggcgcttCGCAGCGTGGCCGATAACGAAaacagggagagggagatggcCGTGAAGAAGCTGGCGGACATGATAAAGGCCATAGCTGACCACAAAACGGACCAGCACAAGcggaaggtggaggaggatcAGAAGATGTTGGAGATGCTGCGCAAGAAACGTGACGAAGTGCGCTCGCGGAGGtacgaggtgctgcggcagctccagACTTTACGGGAGCGCCACAAGAAGGTGGTAAAGAAGTGA